The following proteins are co-located in the Sphingomonas donggukensis genome:
- a CDS encoding RNA polymerase sigma factor: MISALADCTESDLVALARSSHDAAFAEIVRRHREALYRIAMASLGQTEDALDAVQESFIAAYLALARFDVSRPLRPWLARIVLNQCRDRLRRRAVRRFLLPFVGTDVDVADAAPGPAHLAADRDALARTMRAIAALPAGLREPLVLTAIEGMAQADVATTLGLSAKAVELRVRRARARLRDALHF, encoded by the coding sequence GTGATATCCGCGCTTGCCGACTGCACCGAGTCCGATCTCGTCGCGCTGGCGCGCTCGTCGCACGACGCCGCCTTCGCGGAGATCGTCAGGCGGCACCGCGAGGCGCTGTATCGCATCGCCATGGCGAGCCTCGGCCAGACGGAGGACGCGCTGGATGCGGTGCAGGAGAGTTTCATCGCCGCGTATCTGGCGCTCGCCCGGTTCGACGTAAGCCGACCGCTCCGTCCCTGGCTCGCGCGCATCGTGCTCAACCAGTGTCGCGACCGGCTGCGACGCCGCGCGGTTCGGCGTTTCCTGTTGCCGTTCGTCGGCACGGATGTCGATGTTGCGGACGCCGCGCCCGGCCCGGCGCATCTGGCGGCGGATCGCGATGCGCTCGCACGGACGATGCGGGCGATCGCAGCGCTGCCGGCGGGCTTGCGCGAACCGCTCGTGCTGACCGCGATCGAGGGGATGGCGCAGGCCGACGTCGCCACGACGCTCGGCCTGTCGGCGAAGGCCGTCGAACTGCGCGTGCGTCGCGCCCGCGCCCGGTTGCGCGACGCGCTGCATTTCTGA
- a CDS encoding Spy/CpxP family protein refolding chaperone — protein MSRRVGIALVIVAAFLAAVVGVAAGRLWFAPPSAPGAALHALLHDGLDLDAGQKAQIETLERDFARRRVALEAEMKADNARLATAIEAEHALGPQVTAAIDANHRAMGTLQKATLDHIFGMRAVLRPDQARRFDAAVGKALTDGGR, from the coding sequence GTGAGCAGGCGCGTCGGCATCGCGCTGGTGATCGTTGCCGCCTTTCTTGCCGCCGTGGTCGGCGTGGCGGCGGGGCGGCTCTGGTTCGCGCCGCCTTCGGCGCCCGGAGCTGCGCTTCACGCCCTCCTCCACGACGGCCTCGATCTCGACGCCGGACAGAAGGCGCAGATCGAGACGCTGGAACGGGATTTTGCCCGACGCCGGGTTGCGCTGGAGGCAGAGATGAAGGCCGACAATGCGCGGCTTGCGACCGCGATCGAGGCGGAACATGCCCTCGGCCCGCAGGTCACCGCGGCGATCGACGCCAATCATCGTGCGATGGGGACGCTCCAGAAGGCGACGCTCGACCATATCTTCGGGATGCGTGCGGTGCTGCGGCCCGATCAGGCGCGCCGGTTCGACGCTGCGGTCGGCAAGGCGTTGACCGATGGCGGCCGGTGA
- a CDS encoding MauE/DoxX family redox-associated membrane protein: MTDDPDSSKVATLYRMVMPTHICPYGLKARWLLRHKGYRVDDRWLTTREQQEAFKAEHGVKTTPQTFIGGQRIGGYDDLRRFFGLRVSDPEATSYTPVVAVFAVAATIALAINWLTGAPLIGLVGAGRFIAVAMMLLAMLKLQDVDRFATMFLGYDLLARRWVPYAWIYPFAEFGAGGLMLAGVATWLSAPVALFIGGIGAFSVFKAVYVERRELKCACVGGASNVPLGFVSLTENVMMVAMAVAMLIGAGGHM; this comes from the coding sequence ATGACCGACGATCCAGATAGCAGCAAGGTGGCGACCCTCTACCGGATGGTGATGCCGACGCACATCTGTCCCTACGGGTTGAAGGCGCGATGGCTGCTGCGGCACAAGGGTTACCGGGTCGACGATCGCTGGCTGACGACGCGCGAGCAGCAGGAGGCGTTCAAGGCAGAGCATGGCGTCAAAACGACTCCGCAGACCTTCATCGGTGGCCAGCGCATCGGCGGCTATGACGACCTGCGCCGCTTCTTCGGCCTTCGCGTGTCCGATCCCGAAGCCACGTCCTATACGCCCGTCGTCGCCGTCTTCGCGGTCGCCGCCACCATCGCGCTGGCGATCAACTGGCTGACAGGCGCGCCGCTGATCGGCCTTGTCGGTGCCGGGCGGTTCATCGCCGTGGCGATGATGCTGCTCGCGATGCTCAAGCTGCAGGATGTCGATCGTTTCGCGACGATGTTCCTGGGCTACGACCTGCTGGCGCGTCGCTGGGTTCCCTATGCCTGGATCTATCCCTTCGCGGAATTCGGAGCGGGTGGGTTGATGCTGGCAGGGGTCGCGACTTGGCTGTCCGCACCCGTCGCGCTGTTCATCGGCGGGATCGGTGCCTTTTCTGTGTTCAAGGCGGTCTATGTCGAGCGGCGGGAGCTGAAATGTGCCTGTGTCGGCGGTGCGTCGAACGTGCCGCTCGGCTTTGTGTCGCTGACAGAGAATGTGATGATGGTCGCAATGGCGGTGGCGATGCTGATTGGCGCCGGCGGACACATGTGA
- a CDS encoding MerR family transcriptional regulator, with amino-acid sequence MVRSQGTGLTIGALAKAGGVGVETIRYYQRIGLLRIPANDGGVRRYGAEDLRRLRFVRSAQGAGFTLEQARALLTLDAANDRDRARDLPATRLHALDEQIARLTAARTALTRLVTACVSGGGDTCPILDAFDDDGGTGLSQDQAPSRHSRPSQSSRSSGSNGSRPDPG; translated from the coding sequence ATGGTACGGAGTCAAGGGACGGGGTTGACGATCGGCGCGCTGGCCAAAGCGGGCGGTGTCGGCGTGGAGACGATCCGCTATTACCAGCGCATCGGCCTGTTGCGCATTCCCGCGAACGACGGTGGCGTCCGGCGATACGGAGCGGAAGACCTGCGTCGCCTGCGCTTCGTCCGATCGGCACAGGGCGCCGGCTTCACGCTGGAACAGGCGCGCGCCTTGCTGACGCTCGATGCGGCCAACGATCGCGATCGTGCCCGCGATCTGCCCGCCACGCGCCTTCATGCACTCGACGAGCAGATCGCCCGACTGACGGCGGCGCGAACCGCGCTCACAAGGCTGGTGACGGCTTGTGTGAGTGGCGGCGGCGACACCTGCCCGATCCTCGACGCGTTCGACGATGACGGCGGGACCGGCTTATCGCAGGATCAAGCTCCCTCTCGCCATAGCCGCCCCAGCCAATCGTCGAGGTCAAGTGGATCGAATGGATCGAGACCGGACCCGGGGTAG
- a CDS encoding ATP-grasp fold amidoligase family protein produces MRFTELVQWRKLNDRNPSMPGLIDKVAVKAFVSDRIGAEWITPTLWHGSLLPDTPPWPHPFVVKSRHGCNQRRFVLSDATDWTEVRRAGARWVWSPYGRWLDEWGYADVPRGILVEPFIGTAGVLPIDYKLYVFHGHVAAIQVHLDRARDHRWLLMDRDWLRLSRSADTPPRPARLGAMIAAAEQLGIGFDFVRIDFYDIDPHPRFGEMTFYPGSGLDPFDPLDLDDWLGRLWREGA; encoded by the coding sequence ATGCGGTTCACCGAACTGGTCCAATGGCGCAAGCTGAACGACCGCAATCCGTCGATGCCGGGCCTGATCGACAAGGTTGCCGTCAAGGCGTTCGTCAGCGACCGCATCGGGGCGGAGTGGATCACGCCGACCTTGTGGCACGGTTCGCTGCTGCCCGACACGCCGCCCTGGCCACACCCGTTCGTCGTGAAGTCGCGCCACGGCTGCAACCAGCGGCGCTTCGTGCTGTCCGATGCCACCGACTGGACCGAGGTTCGACGGGCGGGCGCGCGATGGGTGTGGTCGCCGTATGGACGATGGCTCGACGAATGGGGCTATGCCGACGTGCCGCGCGGCATTCTGGTGGAGCCGTTCATCGGCACCGCCGGGGTGCTGCCGATCGACTACAAGCTCTACGTCTTCCACGGGCACGTCGCCGCCATTCAGGTCCACCTCGACCGGGCGCGCGACCACCGATGGCTGCTGATGGATCGCGATTGGCTCAGACTGTCCCGCTCCGCCGACACACCGCCGCGACCGGCACGGCTCGGAGCGATGATCGCGGCCGCCGAACAGCTGGGCATCGGGTTCGATTTCGTGCGGATCGACTTCTACGATATCGACCCGCACCCCAGGTTCGGGGAGATGACCTTCTACCCCGGGTCCGGTCTCGATCCATTCGATCCACTTGACCTCGACGATTGGCTGGGGCGGCTATGGCGAGAGGGAGCTTGA
- the mbfA gene encoding iron exporter MbfA — protein MRRFDDLTEQEVLALAISSEEEDGRIYTDYAAHLRADYPDTAAMFDDMAAEEDGHRRALIDRHVARFGDHIPYLTRHEVRGAPRPHEGRRATGRGIDAIREQAKRMEADAARFYRAAAARSTDAATRRLLGDLAMAEAGHLRAADTIVAKRLPDDRRDTEDADRRRRFVLQVIQPGLVGLMDGSVSTLAPVFAAAFATHQPWNAFLVGLAASIGAGISMGFAEALADDGKLSGRGAPLLRGVVCGAMTTAGGIGHTLPFLIADFWTATVVAGIVVLLELSAIAWIQYRYMDTPPVSAAAKVMLGGALVLAAGILIGSG, from the coding sequence ATGCGTCGCTTCGATGATCTGACCGAGCAGGAAGTCCTCGCACTGGCAATCAGCAGCGAGGAGGAGGACGGTCGCATCTATACCGATTATGCCGCGCATCTTAGGGCGGATTATCCCGATACGGCAGCGATGTTCGACGACATGGCCGCCGAGGAGGACGGCCATCGCCGCGCGCTGATCGATCGCCACGTCGCGCGGTTCGGCGATCACATCCCCTATCTCACCCGCCATGAGGTCCGCGGTGCGCCACGCCCGCATGAAGGACGCCGCGCGACCGGACGCGGGATCGACGCGATCCGCGAACAGGCCAAGCGCATGGAGGCCGACGCCGCCCGCTTCTATCGTGCGGCGGCGGCGCGAAGCACCGATGCCGCGACCCGCCGGTTGCTGGGCGATCTGGCGATGGCGGAGGCGGGACACCTGCGGGCGGCGGATACGATCGTGGCGAAGCGGCTGCCCGACGATCGCCGAGATACAGAAGACGCCGACCGCCGCCGGCGGTTCGTGCTGCAGGTAATCCAGCCTGGCTTGGTCGGGCTGATGGACGGCTCGGTCTCGACGCTCGCCCCCGTCTTCGCCGCGGCGTTCGCGACGCATCAGCCGTGGAACGCGTTTCTCGTCGGCCTTGCCGCGAGTATCGGCGCGGGCATTTCGATGGGCTTTGCCGAAGCACTGGCGGACGACGGCAAGCTCTCCGGACGCGGCGCGCCGCTGCTTCGCGGGGTGGTCTGCGGCGCGATGACGACGGCGGGCGGTATCGGCCACACGCTGCCGTTCCTGATCGCCGACTTCTGGACCGCAACCGTGGTGGCGGGGATCGTCGTGCTGCTGGAACTGTCGGCGATCGCGTGGATCCAGTACCGTTACATGGACACCCCGCCAGTGTCGGCGGCCGCGAAGGTGATGCTGGGCGGCGCGCTGGTGCTCGCCGCCGGTATCCTGATCGGATCGGGATGA
- a CDS encoding PepSY domain-containing protein, whose product MKLPRRIVALAAVIGMTVPALAAPAPIGMARARAIALKAAPGKVEKSEYEKEGGHWRYSFEIRQGARIHEIGVDAMSSRIVENVFEKPGAKD is encoded by the coding sequence ATGAAACTGCCCCGTCGCATCGTCGCGCTCGCCGCCGTCATCGGCATGACCGTTCCCGCCCTGGCCGCCCCCGCACCGATCGGGATGGCCAGGGCGCGCGCGATCGCGCTGAAGGCCGCGCCCGGAAAGGTCGAGAAAAGCGAGTATGAGAAGGAAGGCGGCCACTGGCGCTATTCGTTCGAGATTCGCCAGGGCGCGCGTATCCACGAAATCGGCGTCGATGCGATGAGCAGCCGGATCGTGGAGAACGTGTTTGAGAAACCGGGCGCGAAGGACTGA
- a CDS encoding response regulator transcription factor, translating into MRILLAEDDVETAGYLARGLGELGHVVLFAGNGEDGLHLGATETVDVLVLDRMLPRIDGISVLRRLRLAGVATPALILTALGRIEDRVAGLDAGADDYLVKPFAFSELVARLNALARRAVPAQAVTRIDVGAVSMNLLTREVTRSGVPVPLQPREFRLLEELMRNADRFVTRTMLLERVWDFHFDPQTKIVETHMSRLRSKLNYGGLPDVIETVRGSGYRMIER; encoded by the coding sequence ATGCGCATCCTCCTCGCCGAAGACGATGTCGAGACCGCGGGCTATCTTGCCCGCGGACTTGGCGAACTGGGCCATGTCGTGCTCTTCGCCGGCAACGGGGAGGATGGGCTCCATCTGGGCGCGACCGAAACCGTCGACGTGCTGGTCCTCGACCGCATGTTGCCCAGGATAGACGGCATTTCCGTGCTGCGACGCCTGCGCCTTGCCGGGGTCGCGACCCCCGCCCTCATCCTTACGGCGCTCGGCCGGATCGAGGATCGCGTTGCCGGGCTGGATGCGGGGGCGGACGATTATCTGGTCAAGCCGTTCGCCTTTTCCGAGCTGGTCGCACGCCTGAACGCGCTGGCGCGCCGTGCCGTGCCCGCGCAGGCGGTGACGCGCATCGACGTCGGCGCGGTGTCGATGAACCTGCTGACGCGTGAGGTGACGCGGTCGGGGGTGCCCGTCCCGCTCCAGCCGCGCGAGTTCCGGCTGCTGGAGGAATTGATGCGCAACGCGGATCGGTTCGTGACGCGCACCATGCTGCTCGAACGGGTCTGGGACTTTCACTTCGACCCGCAGACCAAGATCGTCGAGACGCACATGAGCCGGCTCCGTTCGAAGCTCAATTACGGCGGCTTGCCGGACGTGATCGAGACCGTCCGCGGTTCCGGCTATCGGATGATCGAACGATGA
- a CDS encoding sensor histidine kinase translates to MRLLPRRAAYRIAVLSAGAFALATTLLGVLVFYAAHVTFARQLDASIADASAALVTEYRAEGRDGLNEALGRREQRAGDELGYALFGTDGRRIAGRMVTDRPPVGWSDIVFQDPIEGPDPARALAVDLPDGDRLVVAADREPLENIDATILSIFAGALVVVVIVGASGGLLLGGYLRRRLAGITATADAIVAGDLGSRVPIGRAGDGVGSDEFDRVGASLNLMLGRIDTLVANLRQVSADVAHDLRTPLSRLRAQLEQAGAAGSDPVRHAAAIEAAIDHCDQILLIFEAILRIAEIEEGGARAWFAPFDLSRLTEEIADAVTPAAEEGGRSIAAAGEPACVINGDRQLVAQAVVNLTENAMRHTPPGTRVTIDVRRVGTDIVLTVADDGPGVAAGDRTRILGRFVRLEAARSTPGNGLGLSLVAAVAALHRAVVGIEDNAPGLRVVIAFPGGR, encoded by the coding sequence ATGAGGCTGCTGCCACGACGCGCGGCCTATCGGATCGCCGTCCTGTCCGCAGGTGCCTTCGCACTCGCGACGACCTTGCTCGGGGTGCTCGTCTTCTATGCGGCCCATGTCACCTTCGCCCGGCAACTGGACGCGAGCATCGCGGACGCTTCGGCAGCGCTCGTCACCGAATACCGGGCCGAGGGACGCGACGGACTGAACGAGGCGCTCGGTCGCCGGGAACAGCGGGCGGGCGACGAACTCGGCTATGCGCTGTTCGGGACGGATGGTCGCCGGATCGCGGGCCGGATGGTCACGGACCGTCCGCCTGTCGGCTGGAGCGACATCGTTTTCCAAGACCCGATCGAAGGCCCCGATCCGGCGCGGGCGCTGGCCGTCGATCTGCCGGACGGCGACCGGCTGGTGGTCGCGGCGGATCGCGAGCCGTTGGAGAACATCGACGCCACCATCCTGTCGATCTTCGCGGGCGCGCTGGTCGTCGTGGTGATCGTCGGCGCGAGCGGCGGCCTGCTGCTGGGCGGCTACCTCCGACGGCGGCTCGCCGGCATCACCGCGACGGCCGACGCCATCGTCGCGGGTGACCTGGGGTCGCGCGTGCCGATCGGGCGTGCCGGAGATGGCGTTGGGAGCGATGAATTCGACCGCGTCGGTGCCTCGCTCAACCTGATGCTGGGCCGGATCGATACGCTGGTCGCCAACCTGCGGCAGGTCTCCGCCGATGTGGCGCACGACCTCCGAACGCCGCTGTCGCGGTTGCGCGCGCAACTCGAACAGGCCGGTGCCGCCGGGTCCGATCCGGTGCGCCACGCCGCCGCGATCGAGGCGGCGATCGACCATTGCGACCAGATCCTGCTGATCTTCGAGGCGATCCTGCGCATCGCCGAGATCGAGGAAGGCGGCGCGCGCGCCTGGTTCGCACCATTCGATCTGTCGCGGCTGACGGAGGAGATCGCCGACGCCGTAACGCCAGCGGCGGAGGAAGGCGGCAGGAGCATCGCCGCCGCCGGGGAGCCGGCCTGCGTGATCAATGGCGACCGCCAGCTCGTCGCGCAGGCCGTCGTCAACCTGACCGAGAATGCGATGCGGCATACCCCGCCCGGTACGCGCGTGACGATCGACGTGCGGCGCGTCGGCACCGACATCGTCCTGACCGTCGCGGACGACGGCCCGGGCGTTGCCGCCGGCGATCGCACGCGCATCCTCGGGCGCTTCGTCCGGCTGGAAGCGGCCCGCTCGACGCCCGGCAACGGCCTGGGCCTCAGCCTGGTCGCAGCCGTAGCGGCGCTGCACCGTGCCGTCGTCGGGATCGAGGACAACGCGCCGGGGCTGCGGGTCGTGATCGCATTTCCGGGCGGGCGGTAA
- a CDS encoding protein-L-isoaspartate(D-aspartate) O-methyltransferase, whose product MKRLPLVAIAIVLTSCASGMQTQRAAMIATIRRDVATAPRLAADPWFVRALAVVASLPREAFVPHAARRLAYVGTPLQIGWDQTISDPHIVAVMTAAARIGSGSNVLEIGTGSGYQAAVLSRLGARVATIEIVPQLADRARATLARLRIGGVTVRAGDGFVGWPERAPFDAVIVTAGATEVPAPLLAQLRPGGRLVMPIGPRWPIEQILTLTKRADGGVYTCSLGPAMFVPLTGEGRRPEDPRGLSDRSIPLCYGAPVT is encoded by the coding sequence ATGAAGCGCTTACCCCTGGTCGCCATCGCGATCGTCCTGACCAGTTGCGCATCCGGAATGCAGACGCAGCGTGCGGCGATGATCGCGACGATCCGGCGCGACGTCGCGACCGCTCCGCGCCTCGCCGCCGACCCTTGGTTCGTCCGTGCGCTGGCGGTGGTGGCATCGCTGCCGCGTGAGGCGTTCGTGCCACACGCGGCGCGGCGTCTGGCCTATGTTGGAACGCCGCTCCAGATCGGGTGGGACCAGACGATCTCCGATCCGCACATCGTCGCGGTCATGACGGCGGCCGCGCGGATCGGATCCGGATCGAACGTGCTCGAGATCGGCACCGGCTCGGGCTATCAGGCGGCGGTGCTGTCGCGGCTGGGCGCGCGCGTGGCGACGATCGAGATCGTTCCCCAGCTGGCTGACCGGGCGCGCGCGACGCTGGCGCGACTGCGGATCGGTGGCGTAACAGTGCGCGCCGGCGACGGCTTCGTGGGCTGGCCGGAGCGCGCACCGTTCGACGCCGTGATCGTCACCGCCGGTGCGACGGAGGTGCCGGCACCGCTGCTTGCCCAGCTGCGCCCCGGCGGGCGTCTCGTCATGCCGATCGGCCCGCGCTGGCCGATCGAGCAGATCCTGACCCTGACGAAGCGGGCGGACGGGGGTGTCTATACGTGCTCACTCGGTCCGGCGATGTTCGTGCCGCTGACCGGCGAGGGCCGCAGGCCCGAGGATCCCCGTGGTCTGTCCGACCGGAGCATTCCACTCTGCTACGGCGCACCGGTCACATGA
- a CDS encoding TolC family protein has translation MRRPVALLLATVLTGCATYAPAPLADRPAPPVTAAALARDGLAIDRPWLSPVAIDLSKPLDANAIAVLAVIANPDLKALRARAGVSDAQAFAARLLPDPSFSIGANTVIAGPDPLLDLAGALGFDLAALRTRGVRLAQAEAQGRQVRLDLAWSEWQTAGQARIQAIRILSLERALGLARASADTARSLLDRTMRAAGRGDVAGSTVQASQVGAADALARLRTAERDFAAARFELTRLLGLSPATTLTLATTSTPPNILDVDRLVAVALAQRADLQALHAGYDAQEAAVRKAILDQFPSLSLTVNGARDSAGNTLLGPAIAFNLPLWNRNRGGIAVEQSTRAALAAEYEARLFQTRAQIAAAVAGIGIARRQLGSAQADLPALRRFADASARAAARGDIPRATAETAAQALRDRELVAVQAEQDWKEQAVALELLTGTPASGWSR, from the coding sequence ATGAGGCGGCCGGTCGCCCTGCTGCTCGCCACCGTCCTGACGGGCTGCGCGACCTATGCGCCGGCGCCGTTAGCGGATCGGCCGGCACCTCCCGTGACCGCCGCTGCACTGGCGCGCGACGGTCTGGCGATCGACCGGCCGTGGCTGTCGCCGGTCGCGATCGACCTTTCCAAACCGCTCGACGCCAACGCGATCGCGGTGCTGGCGGTGATCGCGAACCCAGACCTGAAAGCGTTACGCGCCCGCGCGGGCGTCTCCGATGCGCAGGCCTTCGCCGCGCGGCTCCTGCCCGACCCGAGCTTTTCGATCGGTGCGAACACGGTGATCGCCGGGCCGGACCCGTTGCTCGACCTTGCAGGCGCGCTCGGGTTTGATCTGGCGGCACTGCGAACGCGCGGCGTCCGCCTGGCGCAGGCCGAGGCGCAGGGACGCCAGGTCCGCCTCGACCTTGCCTGGAGTGAGTGGCAGACGGCCGGGCAGGCCCGCATCCAGGCGATCCGTATCCTGTCGCTCGAACGCGCGCTGGGCCTTGCCCGCGCATCGGCGGACACGGCGCGATCCTTGCTCGATCGCACTATGCGGGCCGCAGGGCGAGGCGATGTCGCCGGATCGACAGTGCAGGCATCGCAGGTCGGTGCGGCCGATGCGCTCGCCCGACTGCGCACGGCGGAGCGTGACTTCGCCGCCGCCCGGTTCGAGCTGACGCGCCTGCTCGGGCTGTCGCCGGCGACGACGCTGACACTCGCTACGACATCGACGCCGCCCAATATCCTCGACGTCGACCGGCTGGTCGCGGTCGCCTTGGCGCAACGCGCCGATCTCCAGGCACTGCACGCGGGCTACGATGCGCAGGAAGCGGCAGTGCGCAAGGCGATCCTCGATCAGTTTCCGTCGCTGTCGCTGACGGTGAACGGCGCGCGCGATTCCGCCGGCAACACGCTGCTTGGGCCAGCGATCGCATTCAACCTGCCACTGTGGAACCGCAATCGCGGCGGCATCGCGGTCGAGCAATCGACCCGCGCCGCGCTGGCGGCGGAATATGAGGCTCGCCTGTTCCAGACCCGTGCGCAGATCGCCGCAGCGGTGGCCGGTATCGGCATCGCGCGCCGCCAGTTGGGCAGCGCGCAGGCGGACCTGCCCGCGCTCCGCCGCTTCGCCGACGCCTCGGCACGGGCCGCTGCGCGCGGCGACATCCCGCGCGCGACGGCGGAGACGGCGGCGCAGGCGCTGCGCGATCGTGAACTGGTGGCCGTGCAGGCCGAACAGGACTGGAAGGAACAGGCCGTGGCCCTGGAGTTGTTGACCGGCACCCCCGCGAGCGGATGGTCCCGGTGA
- a CDS encoding efflux RND transporter periplasmic adaptor subunit: protein MLVTATAALLAGCGTATEPAAPAPSALVGLARAEVGSVRGGEALYGAVEAGTGQRIDLPAPLEASVAAILTPVGTRVSAGQPVARLVASPVAQADLARASADAATATAALARAQRLRADGLASDADVEAARAAARTAAATRASVTTRLNGLVLRAPRPGFVQAVNASPGALVVAGTSILSLSPIGPTRARFGITPDAARAVRPGQPLSVKGPDGMIAGTVASVDPTVDPQTRMAALFVDLPTGIAAGVPVTADLASASGGTTGIIIPYAAVLDDAGQPFAYVVAGGIAHRRDLVLGDQNGDRVAVGRGIRAGERVVVRGGTGVEDGMRVRTR, encoded by the coding sequence ATGCTGGTCACGGCGACCGCCGCCCTGCTGGCGGGGTGTGGCACCGCGACAGAACCGGCCGCGCCTGCGCCCAGTGCACTGGTCGGTCTGGCGCGCGCGGAGGTGGGGAGCGTGCGCGGCGGTGAGGCGCTCTACGGCGCGGTGGAGGCCGGGACCGGGCAGCGCATCGACCTGCCCGCACCGCTCGAAGCCAGCGTGGCCGCGATCCTGACACCGGTCGGAACGCGGGTGTCGGCGGGGCAGCCGGTCGCGCGGCTGGTCGCCAGCCCGGTCGCGCAGGCGGACCTCGCCCGCGCGTCCGCCGATGCGGCGACGGCGACCGCCGCGCTGGCGCGTGCGCAACGGCTTCGCGCCGACGGCCTTGCGTCCGACGCCGATGTCGAGGCGGCACGTGCCGCGGCGCGCACCGCCGCCGCGACCAGGGCGAGCGTGACCACGCGATTGAACGGACTGGTGTTGCGCGCGCCGCGGCCCGGCTTCGTGCAGGCCGTCAACGCCAGTCCCGGTGCGCTGGTGGTAGCCGGCACCTCGATCCTGTCCCTGTCGCCGATCGGTCCGACGCGGGCACGATTCGGGATCACGCCCGACGCCGCCCGCGCCGTCCGTCCCGGCCAGCCGCTGAGCGTGAAGGGACCGGACGGCATGATCGCGGGCACTGTCGCCAGCGTCGATCCCACGGTCGATCCGCAGACCCGCATGGCGGCGCTGTTCGTCGATCTGCCAACGGGCATCGCGGCGGGCGTGCCGGTCACCGCGGACCTCGCCTCTGCTTCGGGCGGCACGACCGGAATCATCATCCCCTATGCGGCCGTGCTCGACGATGCCGGCCAACCCTTCGCCTATGTCGTCGCTGGCGGCATCGCCCATCGGCGCGATCTGGTGCTGGGCGATCAGAACGGGGATCGGGTCGCGGTCGGCCGCGGCATCCGCGCGGGCGAGCGTGTCGTCGTGCGCGGCGGCACCGGCGTCGAGGACGGGATGCGGGTGCGGACGCGATGA